A region from the Plasmodium chabaudi chabaudi strain AS genome assembly, chromosome: 2 genome encodes:
- a CDS encoding eukaryotic translation initiation factor 4E, putative, protein MTKNSECINDINYTEIEKGEHKGIDLCSNIEISNTPNNEDIKKSRIKIKSFFKSKKKNTKEDNNCIQENLNTGNDKCNLNENGQSDTSLSNKKTINKMECKEENENGKDQCEEKTNETLMSNISIDSTNITSNSSYINSEKLVEFNDTKVKKKNKDNSKKKNNNKSAKTSETCNNDNPKFEKDKNNIHKKSEKNVNADGNKEHNNGGENVSGSSENIEINTKKKNKINTKKGGNKKTKNKNEKYLQNSWAFSFDNDKRKSYDQYMSNLTTLESFNTIEKFYKNYKYMKSPSSIKEYYNIYLFKHSFKPLYEEYSNGFICIIKDANNFKNSTADLIWEKMVLLSIGEEFNLVDLSGIQLCIRENEIFFKIWMKNYSNYLKGILTKRLSELLELPVNVSFVIKPLSNAYFNRKNGNIKDKNEKGKKYIKGKAPEYPPKKEHLNKIKPYGHIINIPHYNLLGNPNMYKNNIDMNLYYLYNNQNMASNPYLYYPLNMPYYYHNGYPEYMYNYNLPINAENMKFIMPDIHIENKFANSQPNGITFTEKKKKI, encoded by the exons atgacaaaAAATTCGGAGTGtattaatgatataaattatactGAGATTGAAAAGGGTGAACATAAAGGTATCGATTTGTGTAGCAACATCGAAATTAGTAATACCccaaataatgaagatataaaaaaaagtcgaataaaaataaaatcattttttaagagtaaaaaaaaaaatacaaaagaGGATAATAATTGCATTCAAGAAAATTTGAATACTGGTAATGACAAGTGTAATTTAAACGAAAATGGCCAAAGCGATACAAGTTtgtcaaataaaaaaacaataaacaaaatggaatgtaaagaagaaaatgaaaatggaaaagATCAATGTGAAGAAAAAACGAACGAAACATTAATGAGCAATATTAGTATTGATAGCACTAATATCACTAGTAACAGtagttatataaatagtgaAAAATTAGTTGAATTTAACGATACTAAagttaagaaaaaaaataaagataattcaaaaaaaaagaataacaATAAATCAGCCAAAACTAGCGAAACAtgtaataatgataatcctaaatttgaaaaggacaaaaataacatccacaaaaaaagtgaaaagAATGTTAATGCTGATGGAAATAAAGAACACAATAACGGGGGAGAAAATGTTTCAGGCAGTTCGGAAAATATTGAAATtaatactaaaaaaaaaaataaaataaacacaaaaaagggaggaaataaaaaaacaaagaatAAA aatGAAAAGTATTTGCAAAATTCCTGGGCGTTTTCATTTGACAACGACAAACGAAAATCCTATGATCAGTACATGAGCAATTTGACAACTTTGGAGTCATTCAACACGATAGAGAAGTTTTACAA AAActacaaatatatgaaatctCCGTCTTCTATTAAGGAATATTACAACATTTACCTTTTCAAGCACAGTTTTAAGCCTCTCTATGAa GAATATTCAAACGGGTTTATTTGCATTATAAAGGATGCAAacaatttcaaaaatagTACTGCTGATTTAATATGGGAAAAGATG GTCCTTTTATCAATCGGAGAAGAATTTAATTTAGTAGACCTTTCTGGTATCCAACTGTGTATAAgggaaaatgaaatattcttcaaaatatggatgaaaaattattccaACTATTTAAAAGGCATTCTAAc gAAGCGATTAAGTGAATTGCTAGAATTACCCGTAAATGTGTCCTTTGTTATAAAACCACTATCA aacgcatattttaataggaaaaatggaaacataaaggataaaaatgagaagggaaaaaaatacattaaaGGTAAAGCCCCAGAATATCCGCCAAAAAAAGAGcatttgaataaaataaaacccTATGgtcatattataaatattccacattataatttattag GAAATCCAAATATGtacaaaaacaatataGATATGAACttatactatttatataataaccaAAATATGGCTAGTAatccatatttatattatcctTTAAATATgccttattattatcataatgGGTATCCAGAATATATGTACAATTACAATTTGCCGATTAATGctgaaaatatgaaatttataatgcctgatatacatattgaaaataaatttgcaAACAGTCAACCGAACGGAATAACCTTTacagaaaagaaaaaaaaaatatga
- a CDS encoding TatD-like deoxyribonuclease, putative: MKFIFYSIKCVIILWYISEIFIKANVVKTIKNIRYFIPVKTNKTFKIKKKINLHNTKTIKMDEMDHSFIDIGSNLTDKMFDGIYNKKKHENDLRYVLNRAKYHNVEKIIITCTCIEDIDKSLNICETYDPKGEFLFLTAGVHPTNSYEFIDKSKIEENDMIAKNEFEEFLKYYKNEPNKQELTNLESDIKNQDLKVDKNTLNGDLHIPGFLYNEQDKNYLDKLKEKIEKHSNRIVCIGEMGLDFDRLHFCPKYVQIKYFIYQLKLVEMFKLPIFLHMRNCSDTFFEILEKYKPLIEQVGGVIHSFTDKEEIIQKITNYKNLYIGVNGCSLKTPENINAVKKIPMDLLLLETDAPWCSIKKSHASYHYIKDKYEKRNYTNLKKIKNILQCDDTVIFKDRNEPYNIVDIAEITYKIREENMSFNSFCQKVRCNTVKLFKKLR; this comes from the exons atgaaattcattttttactctataaaatgtgttattattttgtggtACATATCTGagatttttataaaagctAATGTTgttaaaacaattaaaaatataagataCTTTATACCTGTTAAAACCAATAAAAcgtttaaaataaaaaaaaaaattaacttACATAATACAAAGactataaaaatggatGAAATGGACCATTCGTTTATTGATATAGGATCAAATTTAACAGATAAAATGTTCGATGGAATCTACAATAAGAAAAAGCatgaaaatgatttaaGATA TGTTTTGAATAGAGCCAAGTATCACAATGTAGAGAAAATCATAATAACATGTACATGCATCGAAGATATTGATAAATCTTTAAACATTTGCGAAACATACg ACCCTAAAGGggaatttctttttttaacgGCCGGAGTTCACCCTACAAACTCCTATGAATTCATCgataaaagtaaaattgaagaaaatgatatgatagcaaaaaatgaatttgaagaatttttaaaatattataaaaatgaaccCAATAAACAAGAACTTACTAACTTAGAATCTGACATAAAAAATCAGGATCTAAAAGTAGACaaaaatacattaaatGGTGATTTACACATTCCTGGCTTTTTGTATAATGAAcaagataaaaattatttagataaattaaaagaaaaaatagaaaaacaTAGCAATAGAATTGTATGTATAGGAGAAATGGGATTAGATTTTGATAGATTACATTTTTGTCCCAAATATGttcaaattaaatattttatatatcaattaaaattagttgaaatgtttaaattgccaatttttttacacatgAGAAATTGCTCAGatactttttttgaaattttagaaaaatataaacccTTGATTGAACAAGTTGGTGGAGTCATTCATAGTTTTACAGATAAAGAAGAgattattcaaaaaataacaaattaCAAAAACTTATATATAGGGGTAAATGGCTGTTCTTTAAAAACAcctgaaaatattaatgccgttaaaaaaataccaatggatcttttattattagaaaCAGATGCCCCTTGGTgttctataaaaaaatcacaTGCTTCATATCATTACATTAAGGacaaatatgaaaaaagaaattacaCAAActtaaagaaaattaaaaatatacttcAATGTGATGACACTGTTATATTTAAGGATAGGAACGAGCCATATAATATtgt aGATATAGCCGaaataacatataaaataagggaagaaaatatgtcatttaattcattttgcCAAAA aGTACGATGCAATACAGTAAagctatttaaaaaattaagataa
- a CDS encoding early transcribed membrane protein, with translation MKVPKVSAIFLVFLLSVCFLSSPSLCDANAGNKIPNASNPAVNGNSAENAQGPAGSKTNNGPASEKKDSKDIAKIDDKITAKKSAKPVIIGTISTIAALAIASALGYGMYTKNKAKAKAKKEGEEADATDDEGTDTEESSDSAKEVEDLVSEIADELGDDVDDDAQTPEKTK, from the coding sequence atgaaagtcCCCAAAGTAAGtgctatttttttggttTTTCTCCTTTCcgtttgttttttatcatcaccTTCATTATGTGATGCAAATGCCGGCAATAAAATTCCAAATGCTTCTAACCCAGCTGTAAATGGTAACTCAGCTGAAAACGCACAAGGACCAGCAGGTTCCAAAACTAACAATGGACCAGcttcagaaaaaaaagatagtAAGGATATAGCAAAAATTGATGACAAAATAACTGCAAAAAAAAGCGCTAAACCAGTGATAATTGGAACAATATCAACAATAGCAGCATTAGCAATTGCAAGCGCATTAGGTTATGGTATGTATACAAAGAACAAAGCAAAAGCCAAAGCCAAAAAGGAAGGCGAAGAAGCTGATGCTACCGATGATGAGGGAACTGATACTGAAGAATCTAGTGACTCCGCCAAAGAGGTTGAAGACTTAGTTTCTGAAATAGCCGATGAACTTGGTGATGATGTTGATGATGATGCTCAAACCCCTGAAAAAACCAAATAA